A window from Fibrobacter sp. UWB11 encodes these proteins:
- a CDS encoding S1 RNA-binding domain-containing protein yields the protein MELGRINRARVESITPQGYYLELETGGSVLLPGNRNKFTLVEGEIIDVFVYTDSEDRPIATLDKPLAQVGEFAVLTVKEVNRVGAFLDWGLNKDLFLPFKQQLGELQKGDRCVVFVLEDEKSGRIIATEKIKSFIDPDTNDLHIGQRVELAAYEVTPDYVDCLVDYRYTGRIMTTPGMERIYIGDTMPGYIQRFTSDGKITLNLTPVGYKGMMKSESPNAILQKLEAAGGFLPYGDHTDPETIRREFGMSKKTFKKIIGTLFREEKIVIEEDGIRAV from the coding sequence ATGGAACTTGGAAGAATCAACCGCGCACGCGTCGAATCTATCACGCCACAGGGTTATTATCTGGAACTCGAAACTGGCGGAAGCGTGCTCCTCCCCGGCAACCGCAACAAATTCACGCTCGTCGAAGGCGAAATCATTGACGTGTTCGTCTATACGGACTCCGAAGACCGCCCGATTGCAACGCTCGACAAGCCGCTCGCGCAAGTGGGCGAATTCGCCGTGCTCACGGTCAAGGAAGTCAACCGCGTCGGCGCATTTTTGGATTGGGGTCTCAACAAGGACTTGTTCCTCCCCTTCAAGCAGCAACTTGGCGAATTGCAGAAAGGCGACCGTTGCGTAGTCTTTGTTCTCGAAGACGAAAAGAGCGGACGCATTATCGCTACTGAAAAAATCAAGAGCTTTATCGACCCGGACACGAACGACTTGCACATCGGCCAGCGCGTAGAACTCGCCGCATACGAAGTCACGCCCGATTACGTCGATTGCCTTGTGGATTACCGCTACACGGGCCGCATCATGACAACACCGGGCATGGAACGTATCTACATCGGCGATACAATGCCGGGTTACATCCAACGTTTCACGAGCGACGGAAAGATTACGCTCAACTTAACACCGGTCGGTTACAAGGGCATGATGAAGAGCGAAAGCCCCAATGCCATTCTGCAAAAGCTCGAAGCTGCGGGCGGATTCCTCCCCTATGGTGACCACACCGATCCGGAAACTATCCGTCGTGAATTCGGCATGTCCAAAAAGACGTTCAAGAAAATTATCGGGACGCTTTTCCGCGAAGAAAAAATCGTGATCGAAGAAGACGGAATTCGCGCGGTTTAA
- a CDS encoding OmpA family protein, giving the protein MRMISRTLLSAMVAVSFASAGKLAPNKTHAVLNVTYTNNEDVPHAKKKLTFVGQNKGKKVVITTDVYGEASFHIPREDTYTILCESLTGPFECGETPYVSRTASTGGITVVFDDTRSELTGVTFKAGSAELVPGSLKTLNAAIAGLKRNPKAKIEVEGHTSSEGGDELNQKLSEDRANSVRDYMIENGIEAERVTAVGYGPSRPRESNATEAGRRANRRIELKVLNADEVNF; this is encoded by the coding sequence ATGAGAATGATTTCACGCACCCTGCTTTCGGCGATGGTGGCAGTTTCGTTTGCATCTGCCGGAAAGCTCGCCCCGAACAAGACTCACGCTGTTTTGAATGTGACTTACACGAACAACGAGGACGTTCCGCATGCAAAGAAAAAACTCACGTTTGTGGGGCAGAACAAGGGTAAAAAGGTGGTGATTACGACGGACGTGTATGGCGAAGCCAGTTTCCATATTCCGCGTGAAGATACTTACACGATTCTCTGCGAAAGTTTGACGGGTCCGTTCGAATGTGGCGAAACTCCGTATGTGTCGCGCACGGCAAGCACGGGTGGAATTACAGTCGTCTTTGATGATACTCGTTCTGAACTCACGGGTGTTACGTTCAAGGCCGGTAGCGCAGAACTCGTTCCGGGTTCTTTGAAAACGCTCAATGCTGCCATTGCTGGCCTCAAGCGCAATCCGAAGGCTAAAATCGAAGTGGAAGGCCATACGAGTAGCGAAGGCGGTGATGAACTGAACCAGAAACTTTCTGAAGACCGCGCCAATAGCGTCCGCGATTACATGATTGAAAATGGAATCGAAGCAGAACGCGTGACTGCTGTGGGTTATGGCCCGAGCCGTCCGAGGGAAAGCAATGCTACCGAAGCTGGGCGTCGTGCTAATCGCCGCATCGAGCTCAAGGTTCTCAACGCCGACGAAGTGAATTTCTAA
- the nadB gene encoding L-aspartate oxidase, which yields MYDILVLGAGISGLSAALHAAEKGFHVVILTKGAKPDGSSNYAQGGICSVTEKTDKFEFHVADTLEAGAGLCKKDSVKILVKNGPTTIKQLVKWGVQFTPSPEDKTQFDLHLEGGHSHHRILHAADLTGKEIMRALLCELHKQKNIDYLENCYIKDLICEGEGKAKRCIGAKIIHQKSGEVESIFAKATILSTGGAGRIWQYTVCPPDSCGDGMAIAARAGAALQDIEFMQFHPTSLYAPKFKKPFLISEAVRGFGGILKNDKGEEFMNQVHPLHSLAPRDIVARAIHSEMQRLGKDHMYIDLSGRTPKDIKSHFPHIYSKCMDAGIDITKEWIPVVPAAHYMCGGVLVDTWSRTEIKGLYACGEVAATGVHGANRLASNSLLESVVFAIRAVDDIEKSGIAKEKLNVSKSKKESVSFAKAAYWKKRKKMLQDMMWTHCGIVRTVAGLNQGLKVIEELQKDVDTAIKNKETENLHFLEFLNALQVSKMILIAALRRKESRGLHYILDYPNQDPKTKHQSIYLSDKK from the coding sequence ATGTACGATATTTTGGTTCTGGGTGCCGGCATTTCTGGATTGAGCGCAGCTCTCCACGCGGCAGAAAAAGGTTTCCACGTAGTTATCCTAACCAAAGGAGCAAAACCGGACGGCTCATCAAACTATGCACAGGGCGGTATCTGCTCTGTCACCGAAAAAACAGACAAATTTGAATTCCATGTGGCAGACACCCTCGAAGCAGGTGCAGGTCTTTGCAAAAAGGACTCCGTGAAAATTCTCGTGAAGAACGGTCCCACGACTATCAAGCAACTCGTGAAGTGGGGCGTCCAGTTCACACCGTCCCCCGAGGACAAAACGCAGTTTGACCTCCACCTCGAAGGCGGACACAGCCACCACCGCATTTTGCACGCCGCAGACCTCACCGGTAAAGAAATCATGCGCGCGCTCCTTTGCGAACTTCACAAGCAAAAGAACATCGACTACCTTGAAAACTGCTACATCAAGGACTTGATTTGCGAAGGCGAAGGCAAGGCAAAGCGTTGCATCGGGGCAAAGATTATCCACCAGAAGTCCGGCGAAGTCGAAAGCATTTTTGCAAAGGCCACCATCCTTTCTACAGGTGGTGCAGGTCGCATTTGGCAGTACACCGTTTGCCCGCCCGACAGCTGTGGCGATGGCATGGCGATTGCAGCACGCGCAGGTGCAGCCCTTCAAGACATTGAATTCATGCAGTTCCATCCCACGAGTTTGTACGCACCGAAGTTCAAGAAGCCGTTCCTCATTTCCGAAGCGGTTCGCGGTTTCGGCGGCATCCTCAAGAACGACAAGGGCGAAGAATTCATGAACCAAGTGCACCCGCTGCACTCCCTCGCCCCCCGCGACATCGTTGCACGTGCCATCCACAGCGAAATGCAGCGTCTCGGCAAGGACCACATGTACATCGACCTTTCCGGCCGTACCCCGAAGGATATCAAGAGCCACTTCCCGCACATTTATTCTAAATGCATGGACGCAGGCATCGATATCACCAAGGAATGGATCCCGGTCGTTCCGGCAGCCCACTACATGTGCGGCGGCGTTCTCGTCGATACTTGGTCCCGCACCGAAATCAAGGGTCTCTACGCCTGCGGCGAAGTCGCTGCAACGGGCGTTCATGGAGCAAACCGTCTCGCATCGAACTCGCTCTTGGAAAGTGTCGTATTTGCCATCCGCGCGGTCGATGACATCGAAAAGAGCGGCATCGCCAAGGAAAAGTTGAACGTATCTAAGTCCAAGAAGGAATCGGTCAGCTTTGCAAAGGCCGCCTACTGGAAGAAGCGCAAGAAGATGCTCCAGGACATGATGTGGACCCACTGCGGCATCGTGCGCACGGTGGCAGGCCTCAACCAAGGTCTCAAGGTCATCGAAGAACTCCAGAAGGATGTCGATACCGCCATCAAGAACAAAGAAACAGAAAACTTGCACTTCCTTGAATTCCTCAACGCATTGCAGGTTTCCAAGATGATTCTCATTGCAGCCCTCCGTCGCAAAGAATCTCGCGGGCTTCACTACATCCTCGATTACCCCAATCAGGACCCGAAGACAAAGCACCAGAGCATTTACTTGAGCGACAAGAAATAA
- a CDS encoding ABC-F family ATP-binding cassette domain-containing protein yields the protein MLNVSNVSLQYGSRVLFKEVNLSFKRGNCYGVIGANGAGKSTFLKILSGELEPNTGEVTKDPGERIAVLKQDHFAYENNTVLETVMMGFPELYELSKKRDELYALPEMTEEQGMQAMEIETRFGEIGGYEADSNAAVLLKGLGIPEEFHYNLMSELDGGQKIRVLLAQALFGNPDILLLDEPTNHLDLETVGWLEDYLERFENIVIVVSHDRHFLNAVCTHTCDIDYGKINIYGGNYEFWYAASQLAQKQRKDQNRRAEEKIEELKAFIRRFASNAAKAKQATSRKKLLDKMTVEEMPASSRKFPWVNFKMDREPGKIVLEVKNATVDGGDGIICKGFDFSLGNQDKVALVGEYDTLKTAFFQLIAEEIKAPDGVLKWGNTISYNYFPKNNDAYFKTDLSLVDWLRQYSKEQDETFIRGFLGRMLFTGEEALKSANVLSGGEKVRCMLSKMMLSNANCLLLDEPTAHLDLEAITALNNGLKAFQGPVIFCSQDHEFVQTVANRVLELTPNGVVDRSITFDEWLETKKTKKK from the coding sequence ATGCTTAATGTTTCTAATGTCAGTCTTCAATATGGTAGCCGCGTTCTCTTCAAGGAAGTAAACCTTTCCTTCAAGCGCGGCAATTGCTACGGTGTTATCGGCGCAAACGGTGCCGGCAAGTCCACATTCCTCAAGATTCTTTCGGGCGAACTCGAACCGAACACGGGTGAAGTCACGAAGGACCCGGGCGAACGTATCGCCGTCCTCAAGCAGGACCACTTCGCCTACGAAAACAACACTGTTCTCGAAACCGTGATGATGGGTTTCCCGGAACTTTACGAACTTAGCAAGAAGCGCGACGAACTGTACGCACTCCCTGAAATGACCGAAGAACAGGGCATGCAGGCCATGGAAATCGAAACGCGCTTTGGCGAAATCGGCGGTTACGAAGCCGATTCCAACGCAGCTGTGCTCCTCAAGGGCCTCGGTATTCCCGAAGAATTCCACTACAACTTGATGTCCGAACTCGATGGCGGTCAGAAGATCCGCGTGCTCTTGGCACAAGCCTTGTTTGGCAACCCGGACATTTTGCTCTTGGACGAACCGACGAACCACCTTGATTTGGAAACCGTCGGCTGGCTCGAAGACTACCTCGAACGTTTTGAAAACATCGTGATCGTGGTGAGCCATGACCGTCACTTCTTGAACGCTGTCTGCACGCACACTTGCGATATCGACTACGGCAAGATCAACATTTATGGCGGTAACTACGAATTCTGGTACGCAGCAAGCCAGCTCGCCCAGAAGCAGCGCAAGGACCAGAACCGCCGCGCCGAAGAAAAGATTGAAGAACTCAAGGCGTTCATCCGCCGCTTCGCATCGAATGCCGCTAAGGCCAAGCAGGCCACCAGCCGCAAGAAGCTTTTGGACAAGATGACCGTCGAAGAAATGCCGGCCTCCAGCCGTAAGTTCCCGTGGGTGAACTTCAAGATGGACCGCGAACCGGGTAAGATCGTGCTCGAAGTCAAGAACGCCACCGTTGATGGCGGCGACGGCATCATATGCAAGGGATTCGACTTCTCGCTCGGCAACCAGGACAAGGTCGCGCTCGTCGGTGAATACGACACTCTCAAGACGGCATTTTTCCAGCTCATTGCCGAAGAAATCAAAGCTCCGGATGGCGTGCTCAAGTGGGGCAACACCATCAGCTACAACTACTTCCCGAAGAACAACGACGCTTACTTCAAGACGGACCTTTCCCTCGTGGATTGGCTGCGCCAATACAGCAAGGAACAGGACGAGACCTTCATCCGCGGATTCCTCGGCCGTATGCTCTTTACCGGTGAAGAAGCCCTCAAGAGCGCCAACGTGCTTAGTGGTGGTGAAAAGGTGCGCTGCATGCTTTCGAAGATGATGCTTTCGAACGCAAACTGCTTGCTCCTCGACGAACCGACCGCTCACCTCGACTTGGAAGCCATCACCGCTTTGAACAACGGTCTCAAGGCATTCCAGGGTCCGGTCATCTTCTGCTCTCAGGACCATGAATTTGTCCAAACTGTCGCGAACCGCGTTTTGGAACTCACGCCGAACGGTGTTGTTGACCGCAGTATTACCTTCGACGAATGGCTTGAAACCAAGAAGACGAAGAAGAAGTAA
- a CDS encoding DUF5662 family protein, with protein MHPIRHFITITKHKNEVMRLCFKAGIGLQGLLHDLSKYSPTEFIPGAKYYTGKESPNNGERRDTGMSLAWMHHKGRNKHHFEFWYDYDMKTKKIVPMDMPDRYIKEMFCDRVAASKTYNKETYTQEAPLLYLTKSTAHEKMTETTYKKLLFLLKKLAKDGEKETLRFMRHCKELPTE; from the coding sequence ATGCATCCGATTCGGCATTTCATCACGATTACCAAGCACAAAAACGAAGTCATGAGACTTTGTTTTAAGGCAGGTATCGGGTTGCAGGGGTTGCTACACGATTTATCGAAGTACAGCCCCACCGAATTTATTCCGGGTGCAAAATATTACACGGGCAAGGAATCGCCAAACAACGGCGAACGTCGCGATACGGGCATGAGCCTCGCATGGATGCACCACAAGGGGCGCAACAAGCACCACTTTGAATTTTGGTACGATTATGATATGAAGACCAAGAAAATCGTGCCGATGGATATGCCCGACCGCTATATCAAGGAAATGTTCTGCGACCGCGTGGCCGCCTCCAAGACGTACAACAAGGAGACATACACGCAAGAAGCACCGCTCCTTTATTTGACGAAAAGCACCGCGCACGAGAAGATGACGGAAACAACTTACAAGAAGTTACTGTTCCTGCTCAAGAAACTCGCAAAGGATGGCGAAAAAGAAACGCTTAGGTTTATGCGGCATTGCAAGGAACTGCCAACGGAATAA
- a CDS encoding CvpA family protein gives MNWIDITCSACLLVFGALGLWRGLLGSVFRFCAWVSAIFGAYFAQSLFGDFFARNFAFGDFASHLICTCIGFLVPFLLFTFIGHLVGDSIKNTIVGKTNRILGLLFGLIKAVIACFILLTILHLLPVEGNLKKLRNDAISYSVYKSSLETMGFSSDEVNLRKMAKEKASELTKTITDKAKGSTEETADSLKSAAKNAADSVATKVSETAEKAKDAAIAAKDAAIKTFEEGKSSNSASSSSSAKK, from the coding sequence ATGAATTGGATAGACATTACTTGCAGCGCTTGTCTGCTTGTTTTCGGTGCCCTCGGGTTATGGCGTGGTCTACTCGGCAGCGTGTTCAGATTTTGCGCATGGGTCTCTGCGATTTTTGGAGCATACTTTGCACAAAGTCTTTTCGGTGATTTTTTCGCAAGGAACTTCGCCTTTGGCGACTTTGCATCTCACCTTATTTGCACTTGCATCGGCTTTTTGGTTCCGTTCCTGCTGTTTACGTTTATCGGGCATTTAGTCGGAGATTCTATCAAGAACACGATTGTCGGCAAAACAAACCGCATTCTTGGCCTCTTGTTCGGACTCATCAAGGCCGTCATTGCCTGCTTTATCTTGCTCACAATTTTGCATTTGCTCCCCGTCGAAGGTAATCTCAAGAAATTGAGAAACGATGCAATTTCGTACAGCGTCTACAAGTCTTCGCTCGAAACAATGGGATTTTCTTCTGACGAAGTAAACCTCCGCAAGATGGCAAAAGAAAAAGCAAGCGAACTTACCAAGACGATTACAGACAAAGCAAAAGGCTCGACAGAAGAGACCGCAGATTCGCTCAAAAGCGCCGCTAAAAATGCTGCGGATAGCGTAGCAACCAAAGTCTCAGAAACAGCCGAAAAAGCCAAGGATGCCGCTATTGCCGCTAAGGACGCAGCAATAAAGACCTTCGAAGAAGGCAAGTCAAGCAATTCCGCTTCGTCTTCAAGCTCTGCTAAAAAGTAG
- a CDS encoding CAP domain-containing protein: protein MKVNLFMKTAGFAICASLAFAFTACSDNVSVVKYESHEVEKQPSPSEVIKSSSSAKSKASSSSKKSESSSSVAQSSSAKTSSSSVAKPSSSSSAKASSSSSEKKSESSSSEKKPASSSSETPKSSATSSSSAGTSFFSENWRQACLDKINEYRATENLEPLTLAPEEKQTCTDKQAGDDLAENKAHGHFGACGEGAQNSGPNFNTSWRKTAIEVSDAYLKMMWEDEKALVTSGERDPNKDEDYSYIGHYLNMKGNYKTVACGITLSEDGKKGWFNVNFFRK from the coding sequence ATGAAAGTTAATTTGTTTATGAAAACGGCAGGATTCGCAATCTGTGCATCGCTTGCTTTTGCATTTACGGCATGCTCCGATAATGTTTCGGTTGTGAAGTATGAATCCCATGAAGTAGAAAAACAGCCTTCTCCTTCCGAAGTCATAAAATCCTCGTCTAGCGCAAAGAGCAAGGCTAGTTCTTCATCAAAGAAATCCGAAAGTTCTTCGTCTGTTGCGCAGTCTTCTTCGGCAAAAACATCGAGTTCTTCCGTTGCAAAACCATCGAGCTCTTCCTCTGCAAAAGCTTCGAGTTCATCTTCAGAAAAGAAGTCTGAAAGTTCCTCATCTGAAAAGAAACCTGCAAGTTCTTCTTCTGAAACACCGAAATCATCTGCAACATCGTCTTCGTCTGCGGGCACATCGTTCTTTAGTGAAAATTGGCGTCAAGCTTGCCTCGACAAAATCAACGAATACCGTGCCACAGAAAATTTGGAACCACTTACCTTAGCTCCTGAAGAAAAGCAGACCTGCACCGATAAGCAAGCGGGTGACGACCTTGCGGAAAATAAGGCGCACGGTCACTTTGGCGCTTGCGGCGAAGGGGCTCAGAACAGCGGCCCGAATTTCAATACCTCTTGGAGAAAAACGGCTATTGAAGTGTCCGATGCTTATCTTAAGATGATGTGGGAAGACGAAAAGGCGCTTGTGACAAGCGGCGAACGTGACCCTAATAAAGACGAGGATTACTCCTACATTGGCCATTACCTCAACATGAAGGGCAACTATAAAACTGTCGCTTGTGGCATTACACTCAGCGAAGATGGCAAAAAAGGCTGGTTCAACGTGAATTTCTTTAGAAAGTGA
- a CDS encoding serine/threonine-protein kinase, whose translation MEEVKATQSRKKVKDQLPSKIGGYKPIQALNSGAMGSLWLCRDPSLDRLVVAKRLHSNLNQQDVYIKRFLQEGSILAHLNHPSIIQPYALWKDSDGNYTMSMEYVQGSSLKDLLLRNKRPPIWVVETILYELLSALSHAHRNGVTHRDLKPANMMIDKDGRVRLLDFGIAHTETPLEIGKELTQTGCIIGTAAYMSPEQIMGEKVNYASDLYSVGIIASEMLIGENLFRGKDFEETRENILKMKFKLEVFPDDVPKPLRKFVLKLLNKRASKRPSSACDAANELADIMKEYPRDMTPYIAEWADTVNEDQPVDTVMSPKPQKTTFKYGIGFILGVSVATAAFIAIQLAT comes from the coding sequence ATGGAAGAAGTCAAGGCAACACAATCGAGGAAAAAAGTAAAGGATCAACTACCGTCCAAAATTGGCGGATACAAACCCATACAAGCTCTAAACAGCGGAGCCATGGGCAGTCTGTGGCTTTGCAGAGACCCTTCGCTTGACCGACTTGTCGTTGCCAAAAGACTCCATTCGAACTTGAACCAGCAAGATGTGTATATCAAGCGGTTCCTGCAAGAAGGGAGCATCCTCGCCCACTTGAACCATCCTAGCATCATCCAACCGTACGCTCTCTGGAAAGATAGCGACGGCAATTATACGATGTCCATGGAATACGTACAAGGTTCAAGCCTCAAGGACTTGCTCTTAAGGAACAAGCGACCGCCCATTTGGGTTGTCGAGACAATCTTGTACGAACTTTTAAGTGCATTAAGCCACGCCCACCGCAACGGAGTCACTCATCGCGATCTAAAGCCCGCAAACATGATGATTGACAAAGACGGCCGCGTACGCCTTCTGGACTTTGGAATCGCCCATACCGAAACGCCTCTCGAAATCGGCAAGGAACTTACGCAGACCGGCTGCATCATCGGCACCGCCGCCTACATGAGCCCCGAGCAAATCATGGGTGAAAAGGTCAATTACGCAAGTGACCTCTATAGCGTAGGCATCATCGCAAGCGAAATGCTCATCGGCGAAAATCTTTTCCGCGGCAAGGACTTCGAAGAAACGCGCGAAAACATCCTCAAGATGAAATTCAAGCTCGAAGTTTTCCCGGACGATGTACCCAAGCCACTCCGCAAGTTCGTGTTGAAGTTGCTCAACAAGCGAGCAAGCAAACGCCCTTCCTCGGCATGCGATGCAGCAAACGAGCTTGCCGACATCATGAAGGAATACCCACGCGACATGACGCCATACATTGCCGAGTGGGCAGACACGGTAAACGAAGACCAACCCGTCGATACCGTTATGTCTCCGAAGCCGCAAAAAACTACATTTAAGTATGGAATAGGATTTATACTTGGAGTGAGTGTTGCGACGGCAGCTTTTATTGCCATCCAGCTTGCGACTTAG
- a CDS encoding peptidylprolyl isomerase: MLTWINEKAKWVIVIFAAGIAIGLLAMDRVPDQGRSYPIGVVNDTKISYTDFDSRVKMIVQNQYQNQHLDDEQYSQLRAQVFSSFVRQALFAEQFEKAELNASVAELKNEFKRNSDAVRGRLVQEAQARLYAIQQQATSQEDLMQRSQAYIASLPKFLTDTTFNKADYDAWIETPAAYRWSAMLMLEDEMKNNTIPARQLQTLIGASVHPTALEAKWSVERRLTDYELQVAVAPSASFVVDSNSVDSVMVAGYFKAHADSFFVQKDIAQFQYVSIPVEATAGDDASIREYAMTLYYQLTDSSSTTTFEDMARVSSEDPGSAEKGGILSDDFVGRGAYVKPFEDAAFALDSGKISEPVRSQFGYHIIKSYGNVKNAKGEVEKVKVGHILLTVTASSNTIDSLEKILTNIKKDVDAGSDLLTEAQARGLEVKTSEWVSRDGNMAAFGYLKGLASFAWPNENLPKEDSEISGVLRNNKWVVIAKKVGSFKAGERSLPLYYDNIKETLLKQKAAKAAENYLNSVAAQVKAYNPADTAAAKIEKVEIESKNASVEGFVPGFGYGNAQVARVVGKAKVGEWTAPVVAENGAVMLKVVSKKAPKIEDVEDAIKQDVDNAYRFGVMTAFNDYVTNLEASTPVKSNLDLFYRD, from the coding sequence ATGTTAACGTGGATTAATGAAAAAGCCAAGTGGGTAATTGTGATCTTTGCTGCCGGTATCGCCATCGGTCTTCTCGCCATGGACCGTGTTCCGGATCAGGGACGTAGCTATCCTATCGGCGTTGTCAATGATACCAAGATTTCTTACACGGACTTTGATTCTCGCGTGAAGATGATCGTGCAGAATCAGTACCAGAATCAGCACTTGGACGACGAACAGTACTCCCAGCTCCGCGCTCAGGTGTTCTCTAGCTTCGTCCGTCAGGCTCTTTTTGCTGAACAGTTCGAAAAGGCCGAACTTAACGCCTCGGTTGCAGAACTCAAGAACGAGTTCAAGCGCAATTCCGACGCTGTTCGCGGTCGTTTGGTTCAGGAAGCTCAGGCTCGCCTCTATGCTATCCAGCAGCAGGCTACCTCTCAGGAAGACTTGATGCAGCGTTCTCAGGCCTACATCGCTTCTTTGCCGAAGTTCCTCACGGACACGACTTTCAACAAGGCTGATTATGACGCTTGGATTGAAACTCCGGCTGCATACCGCTGGAGCGCCATGCTCATGCTCGAAGACGAAATGAAGAACAACACCATTCCGGCTCGTCAGCTCCAGACTTTGATTGGTGCTTCTGTTCATCCGACTGCTCTCGAAGCCAAGTGGAGTGTTGAACGTCGCTTGACGGATTACGAACTGCAGGTGGCGGTCGCCCCGAGTGCATCGTTTGTTGTGGATAGCAACTCCGTGGATAGCGTGATGGTTGCTGGCTACTTCAAGGCTCATGCTGATAGTTTCTTTGTGCAGAAGGACATTGCTCAGTTCCAGTATGTTTCCATTCCGGTCGAAGCTACTGCAGGCGACGATGCTAGCATCCGTGAATATGCAATGACTCTTTACTACCAGCTCACCGATTCTTCTTCGACAACGACGTTCGAAGACATGGCCCGCGTTTCTTCTGAAGATCCGGGTAGTGCAGAAAAGGGTGGCATCTTGAGCGATGATTTCGTTGGCCGTGGCGCTTATGTCAAGCCGTTCGAAGACGCTGCTTTCGCTCTTGATTCAGGCAAGATTTCTGAACCGGTTCGTTCTCAGTTCGGTTACCACATCATTAAGTCTTACGGTAATGTGAAGAATGCCAAGGGTGAAGTCGAAAAGGTCAAGGTTGGCCACATTCTCCTTACGGTGACTGCTTCTTCTAATACTATTGATAGCCTCGAAAAGATCCTCACGAACATCAAGAAGGATGTCGATGCTGGTTCTGACTTGCTCACCGAAGCTCAGGCTCGCGGTCTCGAAGTCAAGACTTCTGAATGGGTTTCTCGTGATGGCAACATGGCTGCCTTTGGTTACCTCAAGGGTCTCGCTTCTTTCGCATGGCCGAACGAAAACCTCCCGAAGGAAGACAGCGAAATTTCTGGCGTGCTCAGAAACAACAAGTGGGTTGTCATTGCTAAGAAGGTTGGTTCCTTCAAGGCTGGCGAACGTAGCCTCCCGCTCTACTACGATAATATCAAGGAAACTCTCCTCAAGCAGAAGGCTGCTAAGGCTGCTGAAAACTACTTGAATTCTGTTGCCGCACAGGTGAAGGCTTACAATCCGGCTGATACCGCAGCAGCCAAGATCGAAAAGGTCGAAATCGAATCCAAGAATGCATCTGTTGAAGGTTTCGTTCCGGGCTTTGGTTACGGCAATGCTCAGGTCGCACGCGTTGTGGGCAAGGCTAAGGTCGGTGAATGGACTGCTCCGGTTGTCGCTGAAAATGGCGCCGTGATGCTCAAGGTAGTTTCCAAGAAGGCTCCGAAGATTGAAGACGTTGAAGACGCTATCAAGCAGGATGTAGACAATGCATACCGCTTTGGCGTGATGACTGCATTCAACGACTATGTTACGAATCTCGAAGCTTCTACGCCGGTTAAGAGCAACCTTGACCTCTTCTACAGAGACTAA